In a single window of the Streptomyces sp. NBC_00094 genome:
- a CDS encoding beta-N-acetylhexosaminidase produces the protein MPLPQLVPEPTQLSPLPGRFTFDATTALRVSPGADGAAGLLRTLLGPATGLPLPASPDGSVVLALDRALTGLGEEGYGLTIGPEGVLLRAARPQGLLAGVQTLRQLLPVEALGDAPAPGVAWSVPCVQITDTPRFPWRGSMLDVARRFRPVSFLRRYVDLLALHKLNVLHLHLTDDQGWRMPVAALPRLTEVGGVPHGGAYTRAELTGLVAYAAERGVTVVPEIEMPGHVRAALAAYPELGNHPGRTYDVWDRWGVCDTILGVHDEALAFCRTVLDEVMDVFPSPYVHIGGEECPTSEWHTSPAARRRAAEEGLPGPEALHGWFMERIGRHLLDAGRRPLSWTENGADLPSYFTVMPWRDADHGRVAVRRGHRVIMAPHRTTYLDYPQSTSPAEPPGQAGEVVDLRTVHGNDPAPAEWSPEESARVLGSQAQLWTEYVPTAEHAEYLTFPRLCALAEVVWTGRRDWPGFQERLRHHRTRLDTLGVPRRLPPTSVPT, from the coding sequence CCTGCTCGGACCGGCCACCGGGCTGCCGCTGCCCGCCAGTCCCGACGGTTCCGTCGTCCTGGCCCTCGACCGGGCCCTCACGGGCCTCGGAGAGGAGGGATACGGCCTCACCATCGGCCCCGAAGGGGTGCTGCTGCGGGCCGCCCGCCCCCAGGGCCTCCTCGCCGGAGTCCAGACGCTCCGCCAGCTCCTGCCCGTCGAGGCACTCGGCGACGCGCCGGCGCCCGGCGTCGCGTGGTCCGTCCCCTGCGTGCAGATCACCGACACCCCGCGCTTCCCCTGGCGCGGCTCCATGCTGGACGTGGCCCGCCGGTTCCGTCCGGTCTCCTTCCTCCGGCGGTACGTCGACCTCCTCGCCCTCCACAAACTCAACGTCCTCCACCTCCACCTCACCGACGACCAGGGCTGGCGGATGCCGGTCGCCGCGCTCCCCCGGCTCACCGAGGTCGGCGGGGTGCCGCACGGCGGCGCCTACACCCGTGCCGAGCTCACCGGCCTGGTCGCGTACGCGGCGGAGCGCGGCGTCACCGTCGTCCCCGAGATCGAGATGCCCGGCCATGTCCGTGCCGCGCTCGCCGCCTATCCCGAGCTCGGCAACCACCCCGGCCGCACCTATGACGTCTGGGACCGGTGGGGCGTCTGCGACACGATCCTCGGAGTCCACGACGAGGCCCTCGCCTTCTGCCGCACCGTCCTGGACGAGGTGATGGACGTCTTCCCCTCCCCGTACGTCCACATCGGCGGCGAGGAGTGCCCCACCAGCGAGTGGCACACCTCCCCGGCCGCGCGCCGACGGGCCGCCGAGGAGGGGCTGCCCGGTCCCGAGGCCCTGCACGGCTGGTTCATGGAGCGGATCGGACGCCACCTGCTCGACGCCGGCCGCCGGCCGCTCAGCTGGACGGAGAACGGCGCCGACCTCCCGTCGTACTTCACCGTGATGCCGTGGCGCGACGCCGACCACGGCCGTGTCGCCGTCCGGCGCGGGCACCGCGTGATCATGGCGCCCCACCGCACGACGTACCTGGACTACCCCCAGTCCACGAGCCCCGCCGAACCGCCGGGCCAGGCGGGCGAGGTCGTCGACCTGCGCACCGTCCACGGGAACGATCCGGCGCCGGCGGAGTGGAGCCCCGAGGAGTCCGCCCGGGTCCTCGGCTCCCAGGCGCAGCTGTGGACCGAGTACGTCCCCACGGCGGAGCACGCCGAGTACCTCACGTTCCCGCGGCTCTGCGCCCTGGCCGAGGTCGTCTGGACCGGCCGCCGTGACTGGCCCGGCTTCCAGGAACGCCTCCGCCACCACAGGACCCGGCTCGACACCCTCGGGGTGCCGCGCCGCCTTCCGCCCACGTCGGTCCCCACCTGA